One stretch of Rattus norvegicus strain BN/NHsdMcwi chromosome 12, GRCr8, whole genome shotgun sequence DNA includes these proteins:
- the Ccdc63 gene encoding coiled-coil domain-containing protein 63 isoform X9, with translation MKKHRRKVSEPLPELSEKAKEQLAEAELRKLRQQFRKMVDSRKSSNFRNQRMIASQYKEIENLKAEQAETTLLLSLVKSPKNLDLNQKNFTELRFLLQTKGDYEALISSMKVLLGELDDKIVQMERKITNQRQIFLKTQEANNPRKLQKQIHILETRLNLVTVHFDTMLTSNAQLRKDIEDLLFEKAAYDHVYQQLQRRLQTQKKTMNVAIEQSTQAYEQRVEAMARMAAMKDRQQKDISQYNLEIRELERLYDHENKLKSFLLVKLNDRTEFEDQAKKQEAGTSLYSMLDMLGFHDALRMAPRRRHSYSTPAPEDDPAAQRGHAAQPGATVTQWKIRNSIPNMSDKSSLSCLGMHVYTIMCMYVHMWM, from the exons ATGAAGAAACACAGGAGGAAGGTCTCTGAACCCCTTCCGGAACTTTCCGAGAAGGCCAAAGAGCAGTTGGCTGAGGCAGAGCTACGGAAACTAAGGCAGCAGTTCCGGAAGATGGTAGACAGCCGAAAGTCTTCCAATTTCCGCAACCAGCGGATGATCGCCAGCCAGTA CAAGGAGATAGAGAATTTGAAAGCGGAGCAGGCAGAGACCACCTTGCTTCTGAGCCTCGTGAAGTCGCCAAAGAACCTAGACCTCAACCAGAAAAATTTCACGGAGCTGCGCTTCCTGCTGCAGACCAAGGGGGACTACGAGGCTCTGATCTCCTCCATGAAGGTGCTGCTGGGAGAACTGGATGACAAG ATTGTTCAGATGGAGAGAAAGATCACAAACCAGAGACAGATCTTCTTGAAGACACAAGAGGCCAACAATCCCCGGAAGCTGCAGAAACAGATCCACATTCTGGAGACCAGACTGAACCTG GTCACTGTCCACTTTGACACGATGTTGACCTCCAATGCCCAGCTCCGGAAGGATATTGAGGATCTTCTCTTTGAGAAGGCTGCCTACGACCATGTCTACCAGCAGCTTCAGCGGCGTCTGCAGACACAGAAGAAGACCATGAATGTGGCCATCGAGCAGTCTACCCAGGCCTATGAGCAGAG AGTGGAAGCCATGGCTCGGATGGCTGCCATGAAGGACCGCCAGCAAAAAGACATCTCTCAGTACAACCTGGAGATCCGAGAGCTCGAACGCCTGTATGACCACGAGAACAAACTCAAGTCCTTTCTGCTTGTCAAGCTCAATGACCGCACGGAATTCGAGGACCAGGCCAAGAAGCAGGAAG CTGGCACAAGCCTCTATTCCATGCTTGATATGCTTGGCTTCCATGACGCCCTCAGGATGGCACCAAGGCGTAGGCATTCCTACAGTACCCCAGCTCCAGAAGATGATCCTGCAGCCCAGAGAGGACATGCAGCCCAGCCAGGGGCCACAGTAACTCAGTGGAAGATTCGAAATTCCATCCCAAATATGTCCGATAAGTCATCCCTTTCTTGTCTTGGGATGCATGTGTATACgatcatgtgcatgtatgtacacatgtggatGTAA
- the Ccdc63 gene encoding coiled-coil domain-containing protein 63 isoform X8, with the protein MDQLLISMDSTVSQPLQMMKKHRRKVSEPLPELSEKAKEQLAEAELRKLRQQFRKMVDSRKSSNFRNQRMIASQYKEIENLKAEQAETTLLLSLVKSPKNLDLNQKNFTELRFLLQTKGDYEALISSMKVLLGELDDKIVQMERKITNQRQIFLKTQEANNPRKLQKQIHILETRLNLVTVHFDTMLTSNAQLRKDIEDLLFEKAAYDHVYQQLQRRLQTQKKTMNVAIEQSTQAYEQRVEAMARMAAMKDRQQKDISQYNLEIRELERLYDHENKLKSFLLVKLNDRTEFEDQAKKQEAGTSLYSMLDMLGFHDALRMAPRRRHSYSTPAPEDDPAAQRGHAAQPGATVTQWKIRNSIPNMSDKSSLSCLGMHVYTIMCMYVHMWM; encoded by the exons ATGAAGAAACACAGGAGGAAGGTCTCTGAACCCCTTCCGGAACTTTCCGAGAAGGCCAAAGAGCAGTTGGCTGAGGCAGAGCTACGGAAACTAAGGCAGCAGTTCCGGAAGATGGTAGACAGCCGAAAGTCTTCCAATTTCCGCAACCAGCGGATGATCGCCAGCCAGTA CAAGGAGATAGAGAATTTGAAAGCGGAGCAGGCAGAGACCACCTTGCTTCTGAGCCTCGTGAAGTCGCCAAAGAACCTAGACCTCAACCAGAAAAATTTCACGGAGCTGCGCTTCCTGCTGCAGACCAAGGGGGACTACGAGGCTCTGATCTCCTCCATGAAGGTGCTGCTGGGAGAACTGGATGACAAG ATTGTTCAGATGGAGAGAAAGATCACAAACCAGAGACAGATCTTCTTGAAGACACAAGAGGCCAACAATCCCCGGAAGCTGCAGAAACAGATCCACATTCTGGAGACCAGACTGAACCTG GTCACTGTCCACTTTGACACGATGTTGACCTCCAATGCCCAGCTCCGGAAGGATATTGAGGATCTTCTCTTTGAGAAGGCTGCCTACGACCATGTCTACCAGCAGCTTCAGCGGCGTCTGCAGACACAGAAGAAGACCATGAATGTGGCCATCGAGCAGTCTACCCAGGCCTATGAGCAGAG AGTGGAAGCCATGGCTCGGATGGCTGCCATGAAGGACCGCCAGCAAAAAGACATCTCTCAGTACAACCTGGAGATCCGAGAGCTCGAACGCCTGTATGACCACGAGAACAAACTCAAGTCCTTTCTGCTTGTCAAGCTCAATGACCGCACGGAATTCGAGGACCAGGCCAAGAAGCAGGAAG CTGGCACAAGCCTCTATTCCATGCTTGATATGCTTGGCTTCCATGACGCCCTCAGGATGGCACCAAGGCGTAGGCATTCCTACAGTACCCCAGCTCCAGAAGATGATCCTGCAGCCCAGAGAGGACATGCAGCCCAGCCAGGGGCCACAGTAACTCAGTGGAAGATTCGAAATTCCATCCCAAATATGTCCGATAAGTCATCCCTTTCTTGTCTTGGGATGCATGTGTATACgatcatgtgcatgtatgtacacatgtggatGTAA